One Acutalibacter muris DNA window includes the following coding sequences:
- the coaBC gene encoding bifunctional phosphopantothenoylcysteine decarboxylase/phosphopantothenate--cysteine ligase CoaBC — MKKKTVVLGVTGGIACYKSAALASKLTQRGYDVEVVLTKNATEFIGPHTFESLTHNRAMVDTFDRNFQSHVEHVALADKADLLIVAPATANIIAKAAHGIADDMLSTTILACDCKKLMAPAMNTRMYDNPVTRDNLETLRRYGWEVIEPASGRLACGAVGRGKMPEPEDLLEAVDHAIAYDKDLSGVRVLVTAGPTQESLDPVRYLTNHSSGKMGYAIARAAAWRGAEVTLVSGPTALKKPAYVDTVDVVTVREMFGAVTSRAGEQDVIIKAAAVADYRPAQVADGKIKKGAGEGLTLELRRTDDILAYLGEHKRPGQILCGFSMETENLVENSRKKLIRKNLDIVAANSLKEEGAGFGVSTNVLTLITREDETQLPLLTKEEAAHRLLDRIAELRGERA, encoded by the coding sequence GTGAAAAAGAAGACCGTGGTGCTGGGCGTGACCGGCGGCATAGCCTGCTATAAATCCGCGGCCCTGGCCTCAAAGCTTACCCAGCGGGGCTATGACGTGGAGGTGGTGCTGACAAAAAACGCCACTGAGTTTATCGGCCCACATACCTTCGAGTCCCTGACCCATAACCGGGCCATGGTGGACACCTTCGACAGGAATTTTCAGAGCCATGTGGAGCATGTGGCACTGGCGGACAAGGCGGACCTGCTGATAGTGGCCCCGGCCACTGCAAACATAATCGCAAAAGCCGCCCATGGCATTGCGGACGATATGCTCTCTACCACTATTTTAGCCTGCGACTGCAAGAAGCTCATGGCCCCCGCCATGAACACCCGTATGTACGATAACCCGGTGACCCGGGACAACCTCGAGACCTTGCGAAGGTACGGCTGGGAGGTCATAGAGCCCGCAAGCGGCAGGCTGGCCTGCGGGGCCGTGGGCAGGGGAAAGATGCCCGAACCAGAGGATCTATTGGAAGCGGTGGACCATGCCATAGCCTATGACAAGGACCTTTCCGGCGTGCGTGTTCTGGTGACGGCGGGGCCGACACAGGAATCGTTGGACCCGGTGCGGTATCTGACGAACCATTCCTCCGGCAAAATGGGCTACGCCATAGCGAGAGCGGCGGCGTGGCGGGGGGCGGAGGTCACCCTGGTAAGCGGCCCGACGGCGCTGAAAAAGCCCGCCTATGTGGACACGGTGGACGTGGTGACTGTCCGGGAGATGTTCGGGGCCGTGACAAGCCGTGCCGGGGAGCAGGACGTGATAATAAAGGCAGCGGCGGTGGCCGACTACCGCCCGGCGCAGGTCGCGGACGGCAAGATAAAGAAGGGGGCGGGCGAGGGCCTGACCCTTGAGCTCCGGCGCACGGACGATATTTTAGCGTATCTCGGGGAGCACAAGCGGCCGGGACAGATACTCTGCGGGTTCAGCATGGAGACGGAGAATTTGGTCGAGAACAGCCGGAAAAAGCTCATAAGGAAGAACCTTGATATAGTCGCCGCAAACTCCCTTAAAGAGGAGGGCGCGGGCTTCGGAGTCTCCACAAACGTCCTGACCCTGATAACCCGGGAGGACGAGACGCAGCTGCCCCTGCTGACAAAAGAAGAAGCGGCCCACAGGCTGCTGGACAGGATAGCTGAACTCAGGGGAGAGCGGGCATAA
- a CDS encoding serine hydroxymethyltransferase, producing the protein MYKDLMDTIGFVAETDPEVADAMSRELSRQRRNLELIASENIVSPAVMAAMGTVLTNKYAEGYPGHRYYGGCQCVDIAEDIARERACKLFGAQHANVQPHSGAQANLAVYFAFLQPGDTVLGMNLSEGGHLSHGSPVNMSGALYNFVAYGVEPDTGRINYDKVMDLAMKEKPKLIVAGASAYARAIDFSRFREIADACGAKLMVDMAHIAGLVAAGCHQNPVPYADVVTTTTHKTLRGPRGGLILCREEYAKAIDKAIFPGTQGGPLEHIIAAKAVCLGEALKPEFKEYGQQVVKNAAALAEGLMKRGVKLVSGGTDNHLMLVDLSGLELTGKELERRLDEVYITANKNTVPGEQRSPFVTSGLRLGTPAVTTRGLKEDDMDRVAECIALAMEEGFEDKVEKLRGMVEDICKKYPLYE; encoded by the coding sequence ATGTACAAGGATCTGATGGATACCATCGGCTTTGTGGCCGAGACCGACCCGGAGGTAGCGGACGCCATGTCGCGGGAGCTCTCACGCCAGCGGCGGAATCTGGAGCTTATCGCCTCGGAGAACATCGTCTCCCCGGCGGTGATGGCGGCCATGGGCACGGTGCTTACCAACAAGTACGCCGAGGGCTACCCCGGCCACAGGTACTACGGCGGGTGCCAGTGCGTGGATATTGCCGAGGACATCGCCAGAGAGCGGGCCTGTAAACTCTTCGGGGCCCAGCACGCCAACGTCCAGCCCCACTCCGGGGCCCAGGCCAACCTGGCGGTGTACTTCGCGTTCCTACAGCCCGGGGACACGGTGCTGGGCATGAACCTGTCCGAGGGCGGGCACCTGTCCCACGGCTCGCCGGTGAATATGTCCGGGGCCCTCTACAATTTTGTCGCCTACGGCGTGGAGCCGGACACCGGGCGCATAAACTATGACAAGGTGATGGATCTTGCCATGAAGGAGAAGCCGAAGCTCATAGTGGCCGGGGCCAGCGCCTATGCCAGGGCCATAGACTTCTCAAGGTTCCGAGAGATAGCGGACGCCTGCGGGGCGAAGCTGATGGTGGACATGGCGCATATCGCGGGCTTAGTGGCCGCCGGGTGCCATCAGAACCCGGTGCCCTACGCCGACGTGGTGACCACCACTACCCATAAGACCCTAAGAGGTCCCAGGGGCGGGCTGATACTCTGCCGGGAGGAGTACGCAAAGGCCATAGACAAGGCTATATTCCCCGGCACCCAGGGCGGTCCTCTTGAGCATATTATCGCCGCCAAGGCCGTATGTTTAGGTGAGGCCCTAAAGCCGGAATTTAAAGAGTATGGACAGCAGGTGGTAAAGAACGCGGCGGCGCTGGCCGAGGGGCTTATGAAGCGTGGCGTAAAGCTGGTGTCCGGGGGCACGGACAATCACCTTATGCTGGTGGACCTCTCCGGGCTGGAGCTCACAGGCAAGGAGCTGGAGCGCAGGCTTGACGAGGTGTATATCACCGCCAACAAGAACACTGTGCCCGGGGAGCAGCGCAGCCCCTTCGTCACCAGTGGCCTGCGGCTGGGGACCCCGGCGGTGACCACCAGGGGGCTCAAGGAGGACGACATGGACCGGGTGGCCGAGTGCATAGCCCTGGCTATGGAGGAGGGCTTCGAGGATAAGGTAGAGAAGCTCCGGGGCATGGTAGAGGACATCTGTAAAAAATACCCCCTGTACGAGTAA
- a CDS encoding flavin reductase — MKPLVLGNITYGMYAIGVKDQNGPSACIVNTVMQVTKTSPSAPPLIALSMNTENYSCQCIEESGVFTISVLSESTPATVIGALGFTSGGHGGKLDNIRHKVLMEGVPVIKENTCCWFLCQVKAKLPVGGQVLFVAEIIAGSDLPGGIETAGKFEAYKPMTYQYYVEKLGGVSPRKAPTYLANNQGGERITGERFICSVCGYEYKDPNFGFEELPVDWSCPICKMPKKAFVRKKG, encoded by the coding sequence ATGAAACCCTTAGTATTAGGCAATATAACCTACGGTATGTACGCCATAGGAGTAAAGGACCAGAACGGCCCCAGCGCCTGCATCGTGAACACCGTAATGCAGGTGACAAAAACCTCCCCCAGCGCGCCGCCGCTTATAGCTCTATCCATGAATACCGAAAACTACAGCTGCCAGTGCATTGAGGAGAGCGGCGTGTTCACCATCTCCGTGCTCTCTGAGAGCACCCCGGCCACTGTAATAGGGGCCCTGGGCTTCACAAGCGGAGGGCACGGCGGCAAGCTCGACAATATCCGCCACAAGGTCCTGATGGAGGGCGTGCCGGTGATAAAGGAGAACACCTGCTGCTGGTTTTTGTGCCAGGTAAAGGCGAAGCTGCCTGTGGGCGGGCAGGTGCTGTTTGTGGCGGAGATAATCGCCGGGAGTGATTTGCCCGGGGGCATAGAAACCGCCGGAAAGTTCGAGGCCTATAAGCCCATGACCTACCAGTATTATGTGGAGAAGCTGGGCGGGGTCTCCCCTAGGAAAGCGCCCACGTATCTTGCAAATAACCAGGGCGGCGAGAGGATAACCGGCGAGCGCTTCATCTGCTCGGTGTGCGGGTATGAGTATAAGGACCCCAACTTCGGCTTCGAGGAGCTGCCCGTGGACTGGAGCTGTCCCATATGCAAGATGCCCAAAAAGGCCTTTGTGCGCAAGAAGGGATGA
- a CDS encoding tRNA threonylcarbamoyladenosine dehydratase yields the protein MRAETPYERQEPLLGPRSLSKLRAARVAVFGLGGVGGSAAEALARSGVGKLTLIDGDVYSVSNLNRQLFATAENIGTPKVEAAAKRLRLINPEIELELHLLSYTPDTESQLDFTRYGYIMDCIDMVTGKLAIIERAHRLGVPVISALGAGNKLDPTAFKVADIYETSVCPLARVMRRELKKRGIEELKVVYSTEPPLPALLEEGGKPVPGSVAFVPPVMGLIMAGEVVKDICGIKLN from the coding sequence ATGAGGGCGGAGACCCCCTATGAGCGCCAGGAGCCCCTATTAGGCCCCCGGTCCCTATCCAAGCTGAGAGCTGCCAGAGTGGCGGTATTCGGCCTGGGGGGCGTGGGCGGCAGCGCGGCGGAGGCCCTGGCCCGCAGCGGTGTGGGGAAACTCACGCTTATTGACGGCGACGTATACTCCGTCTCGAACCTTAACCGCCAGCTTTTTGCCACGGCGGAAAATATTGGTACGCCCAAAGTTGAAGCGGCGGCAAAGCGGCTCAGGCTAATAAACCCTGAGATAGAGTTGGAGCTCCACCTGCTCAGCTATACCCCTGACACTGAGAGCCAGCTTGACTTCACCCGGTACGGCTACATTATGGACTGTATAGACATGGTCACCGGCAAGCTGGCCATTATAGAGCGTGCCCACAGACTGGGCGTGCCGGTGATCAGCGCCCTGGGCGCGGGGAACAAGCTGGACCCCACGGCCTTTAAGGTGGCGGACATATATGAAACCTCTGTGTGCCCCCTGGCGCGGGTCATGCGCCGGGAGCTGAAAAAGCGCGGGATAGAGGAGCTGAAGGTGGTCTACTCCACCGAACCGCCACTGCCAGCCTTGCTGGAGGAGGGCGGAAAGCCCGTACCCGGCAGCGTGGCCTTTGTGCCGCCGGTGATGGGCTTGATAATGGCTGGGGAGGTTGTGAAGGATATCTGCGGCATAAAATTAAACTGA
- a CDS encoding RrF2 family transcriptional regulator encodes MLISTRGRYALRVLTDMAEHDGGGYLPLKEVAARQGISEKYLESVLKVLVRSGILTGMRGKGGGYRLALPPGECTVGQVLRLTEETLAPVACLEPEAAPCPRSAQCRTLAMWQGLDKVIGEYLDGITIGDLIDGK; translated from the coding sequence ATGCTGATATCCACAAGGGGCCGCTATGCCCTGCGGGTCCTGACAGACATGGCCGAGCACGACGGCGGCGGCTATCTCCCCCTGAAAGAGGTCGCCGCCCGGCAGGGCATCTCTGAAAAATACCTAGAGAGCGTTCTGAAGGTCCTGGTGCGCAGCGGGATACTCACCGGCATGAGGGGCAAGGGCGGCGGCTATAGGCTGGCCCTGCCCCCCGGGGAATGCACCGTGGGGCAGGTGCTGCGGCTCACCGAGGAAACCCTGGCCCCGGTGGCCTGCCTGGAGCCCGAAGCGGCTCCCTGCCCGCGCAGCGCCCAGTGCCGGACCCTTGCCATGTGGCAGGGGCTTGACAAGGTCATCGGGGAGTATCTGGACGGCATCACCATAGGCGACCTTATAGACGGCAAATAA
- a CDS encoding TetR/AcrR family transcriptional regulator, with protein MNTKNNKRSQNTDEAIIRAAFEAMLLGGKQISRITVREICEKAGINRSTFYAHYSDVFDLFEKVEQQMAEMCKERLLGRAHMGFQAMMESVFEFIMEYKDFYQIYFSEINQVTHLMQLMTAPFHDAIDEISSKDMGHGVENESAYHFYFFTAGISAVIACWLGRNCKESPHELFDIIQREYGGGSLFLAWREE; from the coding sequence ATGAATACCAAAAACAATAAGCGCTCCCAGAACACTGACGAGGCCATAATCCGGGCGGCTTTCGAGGCGATGCTGCTGGGGGGCAAGCAGATAAGCCGGATAACCGTCCGGGAAATCTGTGAGAAGGCGGGCATAAACCGCTCCACCTTCTATGCCCACTATTCGGACGTTTTTGACCTGTTCGAGAAGGTGGAGCAGCAGATGGCCGAGATGTGCAAAGAGCGGCTGCTGGGCCGCGCCCATATGGGCTTTCAGGCCATGATGGAGAGCGTTTTTGAGTTCATTATGGAGTATAAGGATTTTTATCAGATATACTTCAGCGAGATAAACCAGGTGACCCACCTGATGCAGCTGATGACCGCCCCCTTCCATGACGCTATCGACGAGATTTCCTCAAAGGACATGGGCCACGGGGTGGAGAACGAGTCGGCCTATCACTTCTACTTTTTCACCGCCGGCATCAGCGCCGTTATCGCCTGCTGGCTGGGGCGCAACTGTAAGGAAAGCCCCCATGAGCTCTTTGACATAATCCAGAGGGAATACGGCGGCGGGTCCCTATTCCTGGCGTGGAGGGAGGAATAA
- a CDS encoding MATE family efflux transporter has product MKNEKMMKEASPIKLLFTMGLPTIVVMIVQVLYHMADVFFIGQSGDPMQVAALSLAGPAFSIFQGVGTLFGGGACTAIAMALGQGDREKAKYFSSFCAWGSVITGVVLAIVMFIFMDPLLGLMGANAETAGFARTYLSIVILGSPFVMFSGGLGNAIRADGSSAKTMLIALAGTFTNILLDPLFISVFGMGIAGAAWATVIGNVVTSGLVFLHVKKSGCFSISPRYFTLKKDVSLRVIGLGVPMAMGVVLGCVSGMFSNQLLVKYGNIAVAANGVAGKAGMLVGMMAMGVCMGMQPVISYSYGMGDRRRLKRITFVTGAASALVSAVLGSGLLLGRDAFMTAFLNDPQVLEAGRFMMLTLIAAPVGGIYQLCSSFLQGTGKVSYATLTSLLSKGLVFVPVLFISEALDGFTGLVFAGAVSDLISTAIGAALCLSWAKKSGGAVPSAAAAEAV; this is encoded by the coding sequence ATGAAAAACGAAAAAATGATGAAGGAAGCCTCTCCCATAAAGCTGCTCTTTACCATGGGCCTGCCCACCATAGTGGTGATGATAGTCCAGGTGCTCTACCATATGGCCGACGTGTTCTTTATCGGTCAGAGCGGCGACCCCATGCAGGTGGCGGCGCTGTCCCTTGCAGGTCCGGCCTTTTCTATCTTCCAGGGTGTGGGCACTCTTTTTGGAGGCGGGGCCTGCACCGCCATCGCTATGGCCCTGGGCCAGGGTGATAGGGAAAAGGCAAAATATTTCAGCTCCTTCTGCGCCTGGGGCTCGGTGATAACCGGCGTGGTCCTGGCGATAGTAATGTTCATTTTCATGGACCCATTGCTGGGCCTCATGGGCGCCAACGCCGAGACGGCCGGGTTTGCCCGCACATACCTGTCCATAGTGATACTGGGGTCCCCGTTCGTCATGTTCAGCGGCGGGCTCGGCAACGCCATAAGGGCCGACGGCTCCTCCGCAAAGACCATGCTCATCGCCCTGGCGGGCACCTTCACCAATATTTTGCTTGACCCCCTGTTCATTTCTGTTTTCGGAATGGGCATAGCTGGCGCGGCCTGGGCCACGGTGATCGGCAATGTTGTCACAAGCGGCTTAGTTTTCCTGCACGTCAAAAAGTCCGGCTGCTTCAGCATCTCCCCCAGATATTTCACCCTCAAAAAGGACGTGTCTCTCCGGGTCATAGGCCTGGGCGTGCCGATGGCGATGGGCGTGGTGCTGGGGTGCGTCTCGGGTATGTTCTCGAACCAGCTCTTGGTGAAGTATGGCAATATAGCCGTGGCGGCAAACGGTGTGGCGGGCAAGGCCGGTATGCTGGTGGGCATGATGGCTATGGGCGTGTGCATGGGTATGCAGCCGGTCATCTCCTACTCCTACGGCATGGGCGACCGCAGGCGGCTTAAAAGGATAACCTTCGTGACCGGCGCGGCCTCGGCCCTTGTCAGCGCTGTGCTGGGGTCCGGGCTCCTCCTGGGCCGTGACGCGTTCATGACCGCTTTCCTGAACGACCCACAGGTTCTTGAGGCCGGCCGGTTTATGATGCTGACCCTCATTGCCGCGCCGGTGGGGGGCATATACCAGCTCTGCTCCTCTTTTCTTCAGGGCACCGGCAAGGTAAGCTATGCAACGCTTACCTCCCTTCTCAGCAAGGGGCTGGTGTTTGTGCCGGTGCTGTTCATCAGCGAGGCCCTGGACGGCTTCACAGGGCTGGTGTTCGCAGGCGCTGTCTCCGACCTTATCTCTACCGCTATAGGCGCGGCGCTCTGCCTGAGCTGGGCGAAAAAATCCGGGGGTGCGGTCCCCAGCGCCGCCGCAGCTGAAGCAGTGTAA
- a CDS encoding redox-sensing transcriptional repressor Rex: MSDRCVSKQTLQRLPAYLNYLRGPGKGLKKHVSATMIAEALGLNDVVVRKDLASVSSSGRPKVGYVRSELIRELEKFLGYDNSQDAVLVGAGKLGQALMAYSGFPQYGLNILAGFDSDPRLEGAEVAGKKILAMDKLPGLCRRVGVHIGIITVPGEHAQAVCDQLIDSGILAVWNFANAHLSVPEGILVQNENMAVSLALLSNHLKEVFSTK, translated from the coding sequence ATGTCGGACCGATGTGTGTCAAAGCAGACCCTGCAAAGGCTTCCCGCCTACTTAAACTATCTGCGCGGCCCCGGAAAGGGCCTGAAAAAGCATGTTTCGGCCACGATGATCGCCGAGGCCCTGGGGCTTAACGACGTGGTTGTCAGGAAGGACCTGGCCTCTGTGAGCTCCTCCGGCCGGCCCAAGGTGGGCTATGTGCGCTCGGAGCTCATAAGGGAGTTGGAGAAGTTTTTAGGCTACGACAACAGTCAGGACGCGGTTTTAGTGGGCGCGGGCAAGCTTGGGCAGGCTCTGATGGCCTACAGCGGCTTTCCCCAGTACGGGCTCAATATCCTGGCGGGCTTCGACTCGGACCCGCGCCTTGAGGGCGCGGAGGTGGCCGGGAAAAAGATACTCGCAATGGATAAGCTGCCCGGGCTCTGCCGCAGGGTGGGCGTGCACATCGGTATAATAACGGTGCCGGGGGAGCACGCGCAGGCTGTGTGCGACCAGCTTATAGACAGCGGCATTCTGGCGGTTTGGAACTTTGCCAACGCGCACCTCTCTGTGCCCGAAGGGATCCTGGTGCAGAACGAGAACATGGCGGTGTCGCTGGCACTGCTCTCCAACCACTTGAAAGAAGTTTTCAGCACAAAATAA
- the adhE gene encoding bifunctional acetaldehyde-CoA/alcohol dehydrogenase — protein METNYEIVENVETFEKMLARVREAQKKYATFTQQQVDEIFRAAAMAANLQRIPLAKMAVEETGMGVVEDKVIKNHYAAEYIYNTYKETKTCGVIEEDKAFGIRRIAEPIGVIAAVIPTTNPTSTAIFKTLLALKTRNGIIISPHPRAKKCTIAAAKVVLEAAIKAGAPEGLFGWIDAPSLELTNLVMAEADIILATGGPGMVKSAYSSGTPALGVGAGNVPAIIDESADVIMAVNSIIHSKTFDNGMICASEQSVIAMEPVYDAVKAEFIKRGCHLLNKSELNKVRKTIIINGALNAKIVGQSAFKIAQLAGVTVPESTKILIGEVESVDISEEFAHEKLSPVLAMYKAKTFEDAIAKAERLIEDGGYGHTASLYIHPAQQERLAQHQAAMKTCRIVVNTPSSFGGIGDLYNFKLAPSLTLGCGSWGGNSVSENVGVKHLINIKTVAERRENMLWFRTPEKVFFKKGCMPVALEELRTDYHRKKAFIVTDTFLYQNGYTKPLTDKLDELGIQYAVFADVAPDPTLACALEGVKQINSFKPDVIIALGGGSPMDAAKIMWVLYEHPDADFQSMSMDFMDIRKRIYRFPKMGEKAMMVAIPTSSGTGSEVTPFAIITDEKTGTKWPLADYELLPTMAIVDVDNMMNQPKGLTSASGIDAMTHAIEAYVSIMASPFTDGLALEAIKLVFKYLPSAYENGANDPYAREKMAEASCIAGMAFANAFLGLNHSMAHKLGAYHHLPHGVANAVILTDVIRYNAAEVPTKMGTFSQYQYPHAKARYAEIARACGFQGNNDDELLESLINELEKLKDIIGIKKTIKDYGVTEENFKATLDEMVENAFNDQCTGANPRYPLMKEIKAIYEKCYYGK, from the coding sequence ATGGAAACAAATTACGAGATCGTGGAAAACGTGGAAACCTTTGAAAAAATGCTGGCGCGGGTGCGCGAAGCCCAGAAGAAGTACGCCACCTTTACCCAGCAGCAGGTGGACGAGATTTTCCGCGCCGCGGCCATGGCGGCCAACCTCCAGCGTATCCCGCTGGCGAAGATGGCCGTTGAGGAGACCGGCATGGGCGTTGTGGAGGACAAGGTCATAAAGAACCACTACGCCGCCGAGTACATCTACAATACCTATAAGGAGACCAAGACCTGCGGGGTCATCGAGGAGGACAAGGCTTTCGGCATACGCAGGATAGCCGAGCCCATCGGCGTTATCGCCGCCGTTATCCCCACCACCAACCCCACCTCCACCGCCATATTCAAGACTTTGCTTGCCCTGAAGACCCGCAACGGCATCATCATCAGCCCCCACCCCCGGGCCAAGAAGTGTACCATCGCCGCGGCGAAGGTAGTGCTGGAGGCGGCCATAAAGGCCGGGGCCCCCGAGGGCTTGTTCGGCTGGATAGACGCGCCCTCTCTGGAGCTTACTAACCTGGTTATGGCCGAGGCCGACATCATCCTCGCCACCGGAGGCCCCGGCATGGTGAAGTCCGCCTACTCCTCCGGCACCCCCGCCCTGGGCGTTGGCGCCGGCAACGTGCCCGCTATAATCGACGAGAGCGCCGACGTTATCATGGCCGTCAACTCCATCATCCATAGTAAGACCTTTGATAACGGCATGATATGCGCCTCCGAGCAGTCCGTTATCGCCATGGAGCCCGTGTATGACGCGGTAAAGGCCGAGTTTATAAAGCGCGGCTGCCACCTCCTCAATAAGTCAGAGCTCAATAAGGTGCGCAAGACCATCATCATCAACGGCGCCCTGAACGCCAAGATAGTGGGCCAGTCCGCCTTTAAGATCGCCCAGCTTGCCGGGGTCACCGTGCCCGAGAGCACCAAGATCCTTATCGGCGAGGTGGAGAGCGTGGATATCTCCGAGGAGTTCGCTCACGAGAAGCTGTCCCCGGTGCTGGCCATGTACAAGGCCAAGACCTTTGAGGACGCTATAGCCAAGGCCGAGCGCCTTATCGAGGACGGCGGCTACGGACATACCGCCTCCCTCTATATCCACCCCGCCCAGCAGGAGCGCCTTGCCCAGCACCAGGCAGCCATGAAGACCTGCCGTATCGTGGTTAACACCCCCTCCTCTTTCGGCGGCATTGGCGACCTCTACAACTTCAAGCTGGCGCCCTCCCTGACCCTGGGCTGCGGCTCCTGGGGCGGCAACTCCGTCTCTGAGAACGTGGGCGTAAAGCATCTTATCAATATCAAGACCGTAGCCGAGAGGAGAGAGAATATGCTCTGGTTCCGCACCCCCGAGAAGGTGTTCTTCAAGAAGGGCTGTATGCCCGTGGCCCTGGAGGAGCTCCGCACAGACTATCACCGCAAGAAGGCCTTTATCGTCACCGACACCTTCCTGTATCAGAATGGCTATACAAAGCCCCTTACCGACAAGCTGGACGAGTTGGGCATACAGTATGCGGTCTTCGCCGACGTGGCCCCGGACCCGACCCTTGCCTGCGCTCTTGAGGGCGTGAAGCAGATAAACAGCTTTAAGCCCGACGTTATTATCGCTCTGGGCGGCGGCTCCCCCATGGACGCGGCGAAGATCATGTGGGTGCTCTATGAGCATCCGGACGCGGACTTCCAGTCCATGTCAATGGACTTTATGGATATCCGCAAGCGTATCTACCGCTTCCCCAAGATGGGCGAGAAGGCCATGATGGTGGCCATACCCACCTCCTCCGGCACCGGCTCTGAAGTGACCCCCTTCGCCATCATCACCGACGAGAAGACCGGCACAAAGTGGCCCCTGGCTGACTACGAGCTGCTGCCCACCATGGCTATTGTGGACGTGGACAACATGATGAACCAGCCCAAGGGCCTCACCAGCGCCTCCGGCATTGACGCCATGACCCACGCCATCGAGGCGTATGTGTCCATCATGGCCTCCCCCTTCACCGACGGTCTGGCCCTTGAAGCCATCAAGCTGGTCTTTAAGTACCTGCCCTCCGCCTATGAGAACGGCGCCAACGACCCCTATGCCCGTGAAAAAATGGCCGAGGCCAGCTGCATCGCCGGTATGGCCTTTGCAAACGCCTTCCTGGGGCTCAACCACTCCATGGCCCACAAGCTGGGCGCCTATCACCACCTGCCCCACGGCGTGGCCAACGCTGTGATTCTCACCGACGTTATCCGCTACAACGCTGCCGAGGTCCCCACCAAGATGGGCACCTTTTCCCAGTATCAGTATCCCCACGCCAAGGCCCGCTACGCCGAGATAGCCCGCGCCTGCGGCTTCCAGGGGAACAACGACGACGAGCTGCTGGAGAGCCTGATAAACGAGCTTGAGAAGCTCAAGGATATCATCGGCATAAAGAAGACCATCAAGGACTACGGCGTCACCGAGGAGAACTTCAAGGCCACTCTGGACGAGATGGTGGAGAACGCCTTTAACGACCAGTGCACCGGGGCCAACCCCCGTTACCCGCTGATGAAAGAGATCAAGGCAATCTACGAGAAGTGCTATTACGGCAAGTAA
- a CDS encoding phosphotransferase family protein, whose amino-acid sequence MNLENARVIAARTSKTIYREDDKVIKVFDEDFSKADILNEALNIARVEETGIPMPRVQGVEMVEGKWAIVTDFIEGKTMARLMEEEPEKKQQYLERLVDIQMELHTKTAPMLSFLHEKMRRKISQTGLDATTRYELDARLDSLPKHRKLCHGDFNPSNVVIKPDGGYAVLDWAHATQGNASADVARTYLLFWLNGDMDGAEKYLDLFCKKSDTAKQYVQKWLPIVAASQSVKGKPEEREFLMGWVNVVEYE is encoded by the coding sequence ATGAATCTGGAAAATGCAAGAGTTATCGCGGCACGCACCTCCAAGACCATCTACCGCGAAGACGATAAGGTCATCAAGGTGTTCGACGAGGACTTTTCCAAGGCCGACATTCTCAACGAGGCGCTGAACATCGCCAGGGTCGAGGAGACCGGCATACCCATGCCCCGTGTGCAGGGCGTTGAGATGGTGGAGGGCAAATGGGCCATCGTCACCGACTTCATAGAGGGCAAGACCATGGCCCGACTGATGGAGGAGGAGCCCGAGAAGAAGCAGCAGTACCTGGAGCGCCTGGTGGACATCCAGATGGAGCTGCACACAAAGACCGCTCCCATGCTCAGTTTCCTCCACGAGAAGATGCGCCGGAAGATCTCTCAGACCGGCCTTGACGCCACTACCCGCTATGAGCTGGACGCGCGTCTTGACAGCCTTCCGAAGCACCGCAAGCTCTGCCACGGGGACTTCAATCCCTCTAACGTGGTTATCAAGCCCGACGGCGGCTATGCGGTCCTGGACTGGGCCCACGCCACCCAGGGCAACGCCAGCGCCGACGTGGCCCGCACCTATCTGCTGTTCTGGCTTAACGGCGACATGGATGGGGCCGAGAAGTACCTGGACCTGTTCTGCAAGAAGTCCGACACCGCCAAGCAGTACGTCCAGAAGTGGCTGCCCATCGTGGCCGCCAGTCAGTCCGTCAAGGGCAAGCCCGAGGAGCGGGAGTTCCTTATGGGCTGGGTAAACGTCGTCGAGTACGAATAA